TTACAGATAAAGACGTGAAACTGCACTTTTCCTACGAACGCTTTCTGCAGAACCAGATCCGCCAGAAGTTCGGCTTTGTAGGCACGCCCATATGGATCAAGAACCGCCCCAGGACGAAAGTTGAGCTGGGACCGAAGAAGAAATCAAAGCGCCGATAAAGCAAGCATCGTGATTTATGGCTCACTAGGAAGTCCCTGCGCACTGAATAACCGTTCGGTGATTATGGCCCTTGTGGTACCGGTTGCGTGCCAGCTATCGGGGAGATCGGCGCGGGCGGAATAGGCTGTGGCGATAGCAATGCTGCCAGTTTGGGATAACGTCCGCCAAAGAAGTAAAGCGCATACGATGTAAAGAAGACAGAGATTGGCGCGGTAAGAATCAGCAGCAGGCAAATAAACCCGGCAGCGGCCAGCAGGACGGCAACGCAAAAGATAATGATCCCAAACACCGCGCCGATGGCCTTGAAAGCCAATACTCCGAGCAATGCCAAAATACCAACTGGAATACCGATCAGGATAAACGCAGGGATCGCGGCAATGAAGAAAGCGATGGTAAGCGCGATGGAACTCCCAATCGCGCAAAGCAGTTTCATCCCCATGTAGCCGGCCCAAGCTCCCGGCTCAGAAGCTGCCACGCGCCACACCGCGGACCATGCGTCGCCAACAGAAAGATCATCGAGCGCCATCACCGGCATCACAAAATCCTTGGCCAGCGTGGAGATGATTGCGAAAGCGATGCCAACGATAAGCGCGCCCAGCGCCACGGAGGCAATCATCGCAAAGAAAATGGGCAGAGAGTTATCACCGCTGAAAATGCCGCTTTTGTAAGCCTTCCACAAGGGTACGCCCACAATCAGGAATAGCGCTCCCCACGTGACCAGCCGGAATGCCAGCCAGAATCCGAAATAACGATTGGCCTGAGACTCATATTTTAGCCATCCGCGCTCGATTTCTGGCTGCCCGGCAACCACCGAATCGAACAGAATGAAACGGAAGCGGCAGAACAGGTAAAGAAAAATCAACGCGAAGGCAACAATTACGCCGATTACGATGACAATAACATGGAAATAGTCAGCGAGATGGATAGAGCGGATGGCGCGCAGAATGTCTTCAGCATTGGGAGGAAGGTCACCATGCGGCAGATTGCGGGGCATGACCGGCGCGCGAAAATTGGAGCCACCGCTGGAAACAATTGCACCACCGCCCAGCAGGCCGATCAGACCCATCTTTAACCATGTACCGAGGCGGAAGGGATGGAAGAGCATGGCGCGCACGCGCGCAAAAGCCGGCGCAAACGCATCAATGGCGGATAGACGATTCATAAGCATTTACCGTAGAGTGCATTGTGATCTCTTGGAGCCATGACGCTAGACTCCCCAGCGCTTTTTCACAAACCATTTTGTGACGTTGTTTCTTGTCGCGCACACGGCGTCGCGTGGCTTCATCCAACTGCGGCAGCAGATCAAACGTGATGTTGGCCGGCTGAAAACTTTTGCTTTCCGCATGGCAGATGTAATGCACCAGCGAGCCCAGCGCTGTCTCGCGCGGTGGCGGAACCGCAGTGAGTCCCTGCGCGATGCGAGCTACGTTTATTCCCGTCAGCATGCCCATGGCAATCGACTCCGTGTAGCCTTCCACTCCGGAAATCTGCCCACTCAAGAATACGTTGGGATGCTGCTTCAGGTTCAATAATTCTGTAAGTAGCATGGGCGCGTTGATGTATGTGTTGCGATGGATCTGTCCATAGCGCAGGAACTTTGCATTCTCAAGGCCGGGGATCAGCCGCAAGACGCGCGCCTGATCGCCGAACTTCAGGTGGTTCTGGAAGCCGACCAGATTGTAAGAGTCGGCACGCAGGTTTTCCTGGCGCAGCTGCACTACGGCATACGGCCACTTGCCGGTCTTGGGATCGTCGAGCCCGACCGGCTTCATAGGACCAAAGCGCAGCGTATCGCGGCCGCGGCGGCCAATCTCTTCAATCGGTAAACAGCCCTCAAAATAATTCAGGTTCTCCCAGTCATGCCCTTCCACCATTTCAGCCGAGGTGAGCGCATCAATAAAACGGTTGTACTCGTCTTTTGTAAACGGACAGTTGATGTAGTCCGCAGTGCCTTTGCCATAGCGCGCCGCCATGTAAACCTTGCTCATGTCAATGGAGTCGGCTTCAACAATGGGACTGATGGAGTCGTAAAAGAAAAGATGATCGCTGCCGGAAAGGCGCGCAATCTCCAGCGAGAGCGCATCTGATGTGAGCGGCCCGGTGGCGACGATAGTGAGCCCGTCGGATTCATTGATCTGCGCAACTTCCTGGCGGATGATTTTGATATTAGGCTCGGAAGAGATTGCTTCTGTGACTTTGGCCGCAAATGTCTCTCGATCGACCGCAAGAGCGTGCCCGGCGGGAACGCTGGTTTCCTTCGCGATTCGCAACAGCAGAGAATCCATGCGCCGCATTTCTTCTTTCAGGAGCCAGGGCGCTGTATTCTCGCTTTCTGACTTGAGCGAGTTGGAACAGACGAGTTCGGCGAACTTATCTGTCTGGTGCGCGGGGGTGGATTTGACCGGACGCATCTCGTACAACTCGACTTCAAGGCCGCGCCGCGCGCATTGCCACGCGGCTTCACAGCCTGCCAGTCCCGCGCCAATGATTTTGATTTTGGTAGTCACTGATTGCGTGTCTCCGAAGGTTTCATCGCTATCGCGATGAACGTCTGCCTGAAGGCCCGCGATTCGCGAGCGAATCGCTAGACGCTGACACCGGCAAGCCGCTGCAGCGGCTTGCCGCGCAGCAGCATGGTCTCCCATTCACCTAATAGTTCTGCTCCCAGCGATTCATAAAACTTCAACGCGGGGTCGTTCCACTCCAATACCATCCAGCGTAAACCGTAGCAGCTTTCTTCCAGGGCGATCTGGGCCAGACGCTGGAGGAGGGCTTTGCCAATGCCTTTGCCGCGCATCTCCACCAGGACAAAAAGGTCTTCCAGGTAGAGTCCCGCGTGGCCGCGCCATGTGGAGTAGTTGTAATGAAAAAGCGCGAAGCCGGCCGGAGCGCCGTCCCATTCCGCAATCAGACAGCGGAACTTGGGTTCCGAGCCAAAACCGTCGCGGATTAAGTCTGCCTCTGTCGCGACAACCGCGTCCGGTTCGCGCTCATACTCCGCGAGCCGGCGGATAAAGTTGAGAATCAGAGGCGCGTCATGGGCCGTGGCTTTGCGGATGGAAAGCATTATTTAGAAGTTACCGCAAAGGACGCGAAGGGCGCAAAGGAACGGTACTTAGCATTTGGTACTTAGCCGCAAGTCTACGTCGGTGTTGTGATGGCCCGTCTTGATTCCCTGATTGCCGCCTTCTCTCACGCCGTGGCTTTGAACTGCGCCAGCGCCGCGTCCTCAGCGACATAATCGAATTGCGCGAGAGGTGCTGCCGACGGATTTGCCCGGTCCCATTCAATAGTACGGCGAATTGCTTCTTCGCGCGGGACGACTTCGCGGTAGCCCAGTTCTTTGCGGATTCGATCGGATGACACCACGATATGCTGCGAGGTGTTTCCGGGCCAGAGCAGATGTTTCGGTGTGCGGTCATGCGGCACGACGATGAACTCACCTTGCCATCCTGTTGCGGCCGCAATCTTTCGCGCCCAATCGAGCTCGCCGAAAGATTCTGTTTCGCAAACGTTGTAAACGCGACCAGCAGCCTGCGAAGATGTGGCTGCCAACGCGATAGAGGCGCCAA
The genomic region above belongs to Terriglobia bacterium and contains:
- the trmFO gene encoding methylenetetrahydrofolate--tRNA-(uracil(54)-C(5))-methyltransferase (FADH(2)-oxidizing) TrmFO, producing MTTKIKIIGAGLAGCEAAWQCARRGLEVELYEMRPVKSTPAHQTDKFAELVCSNSLKSESENTAPWLLKEEMRRMDSLLLRIAKETSVPAGHALAVDRETFAAKVTEAISSEPNIKIIRQEVAQINESDGLTIVATGPLTSDALSLEIARLSGSDHLFFYDSISPIVEADSIDMSKVYMAARYGKGTADYINCPFTKDEYNRFIDALTSAEMVEGHDWENLNYFEGCLPIEEIGRRGRDTLRFGPMKPVGLDDPKTGKWPYAVVQLRQENLRADSYNLVGFQNHLKFGDQARVLRLIPGLENAKFLRYGQIHRNTYINAPMLLTELLNLKQHPNVFLSGQISGVEGYTESIAMGMLTGINVARIAQGLTAVPPPRETALGSLVHYICHAESKSFQPANITFDLLPQLDEATRRRVRDKKQRHKMVCEKALGSLASWLQEITMHSTVNAYESSIRH
- a CDS encoding GNAT family N-acetyltransferase gives rise to the protein MLSIRKATAHDAPLILNFIRRLAEYEREPDAVVATEADLIRDGFGSEPKFRCLIAEWDGAPAGFALFHYNYSTWRGHAGLYLEDLFVLVEMRGKGIGKALLQRLAQIALEESCYGLRWMVLEWNDPALKFYESLGAELLGEWETMLLRGKPLQRLAGVSV